The Alnus glutinosa chromosome 3, dhAlnGlut1.1, whole genome shotgun sequence nucleotide sequence ctcatttttaaatatacCTTTTGATTAATGAAACTCACATTGGACCTCACAAATTCAATTGTAGATTAGAAACTTAATTGCGTGTAGATGTACTACAAGAGATGTATAAAAGATGTAAGTGTATCATTGGTCGAAACCATGACATGATAATTGCcctaagagaaatgattcatacactcatttctcacaacagcctcacaacaagctgacgtggctggtaatattttattatttttttacaaaaagaaaagaaaacaaaacaaaaaaaataataaaatattaccagccacgtcagcttgttgtggggctgttgtgagaaatgagtgtatggatcatttctcttgcCCTAATACCAATTATCAAAGGCTTAACCGTTAATCCCAAAGTCTTATAACTACAAATACTTATTTGGTTAAACCATTAACCCTTTAAACCGTAACGAACATAATTCTCATCGAAGCACTCTCATCAAAAGTACAAATATTAAGCATGCTCCCTTTAGCTTTGGGCCGCACTAACCATGGAAAACttatggaaaatgaaaaaatccCTGGTCAGTGGTCTCATCACACAACCAGACCCAGCACTGCGAAAGAGGCATGAGACTGGCAGTGCCGAAAAGAGCACTAGAAGTTTTATAGACTTGAAATTTACATGCTCATGACGGCAGTCAAGTCATTTGGTCCTCTACAGGCAAGAAGGCACGATGTTTGCTTGAGGAAATGAAGTGAAAAACTAAACAGCTCCACCTTTCATATAGCATCACGTAATGGAAACCCTTCTAGAATTGCTTTCTTCATGATCTCCTTCTGTTCcacaagaaggaaaagaagaatggTCATTTTCATCATGTCCATTTTCTTGAAATATAAGAATCAGAAAACATAGGTACATGGCTTGATGACAAGCCACAGTTCACTTTCCAGAGCGGGTTTATGACTTATCAACTTGTGTTCTTTTATATGCAAGATTTTCATTCATGAATACATTTTGATGGACAGTGCAAGTAATGAAGAATGCAAACATTCACCTGGATTGTTGTTGTGATCATCCCAGGACCCTCctgattttaattcaaaaaaaaaaaatcatgaaaaaaaacaaaaaaacaaagtaaCTCACAGCAGCTCAAAGCTGTAAAGGTGTTTAAACTCTTAAAACTTCACGAACCTCAAACCGCTTCTCTTCCCATGATATCTCCTCCCAAGTTTTTGAATTAAGTGATTCCCATGAACTTGGAACTTTAATTGTCTCCACATGTTCCAAAAGTCTCAAGCTACCTgcaattaaaaattactttaatgGTATAATTTCAGCAGTGGTAACGAATATCTTGGAATCTACTAGCATGGGATACAGTTTTTGCTACAAGATTAAATCACACACGAAACAAATCAACCTTCATCACAATGCATTTGCAATGGGAAAGCTAAAGTTTTCAAACTGGTGAAAAATGTCAAATCCATTTACTTGGACCATGAGTCAAGATTTTCCATGAGATTGGAAGGTTGGTGCCCTCAACATTTCCCACATTTTGTTTGCAGACCATACATTGATTTTTTGCGAGGCAAATCTAGATGATCTTTGAAACTTGCGTTGTTTGTTCTTATGCTTTGAAACGGTTTAAAGTTTGAGGATTAATCTAGCTAAATTTAGTCCATGTTGAAGGTTCGGCTAGCATCTTGGGTTGCAGGGTCCCTTTCCCTTCCTATAAAATATTTAGGTCTTCCATTGGAAGGTTCGTTTAATGCCAAATCTATTTGGGAaggcattattgagaagatagaatGTGTCTAGTTTGATGGAAGaggatgtatttgtcaaagggtagGAGGGTTACCTTGACGAAAAGTACTTTACCTAATATGCCTACCtacttcatgtctctttttTCCCTCCCGATTGGTGTTACCAATTGCATAGAGAAGTTGCAACATGACTTTAGTGTGGTGGCAAGGGTGATGAGTTCAAATTCCACATGGTGAGTTGGTTTAAGGTGTATTCTTTGATCTCTGAAGGAGGGTTAGGGGTTTGTACTTTACTTTTGTTCAATTGAACTCTTTTGGAGAAGTGACTTTAGTGGTATGTTCATGAAAGAAACTTTGTGGAGGGTGGTGGTGGATTATAAATACAACAGTTCGTGGGGAGGGTGGTGTTCAAACAAGGTTCAAGGGTCGTATGGGGTAGGGCTACGAAAGAATATCAAGAGGGGTTTGGGGGGGTTTTCTAATCATACTAGATTTGCGGTCAGTGATGGCTTCGAAATTAGATCCtagcatgatttgtggtgtgagGTATAGGGCCTCAAGGCAGCCTATCTGGAATTGTTCAGTTTGGCCTGTAGTAAGGATGCTTCCATGGCAGATCTTTTGGAGTTCTCTAGTGGCTCTCATTGTGGAGTGTTAAGTTTCTCGGAGTGTCTCATGATTGAGAGATGGACATATTTACCTCGTTCTTCAATTTATTGTACTCCTCTAGATTGAGACGAGGTGGTGAAGACACACTTTGTAAGGTACCTTCCAAGAAAGGGTTGTTCGATGTTATGTCTTACTACAATGCCTTTGCTCTCCATGATAGCACTCATTTCCCTTGGATGAGTATTTGGAGGAATAGGGCTCCTATGAGAGTTGTGCTCCGAAGATACTCACTATGGATAATCTAAGAAAGCGGCATGTTATGGTGATTAATTGGTATTGTATATGTAAGAAGAGCGTGGAGTCAGTGGACCACTTTTTACTCTATCGTGAAATGGCTAGTGCTCTTTGGAATACCATAAGCCTTACAGGGTttgcttgggttatgcctagttgAGCAGTAGACCTTTTCACTTGCTGGAAAGGGCAATTTGGTAGGCTTCAGAATATTGcaatgtggaagatggttccgtCTTACcttatgtggtgtctttggagggaaataaATTATTGGAGTTTTGAACACCACAATCAGACGGTAGAggaattaaatgattttttctttcaagattCTTTATCACTGGACAACTGCCTTTGACTTAAATATTTCTACCTTCAAttgttttcttgattttttgcttcttctaaCTAGGTGCATCTTTTATATACTTTCTGTATAATTTGGTTGCGGTTTTGCACTTTTTTCATAATATGCTTTGTGTTCACTTCTACACGTGATCACCATCCCCCAGAAAAATTGTAGAAAGAACTACAATATTTACTTGTGATGAATGCTTCTTCCCAAATGTCATGCTTTGACCACAAAGGTGCAACTTCCCGGAATGAGATTCCCTTGCTCAAGCATACACTGTAGAAATCATAAAATAGCAATATCAAACATAACAAATCCAAGTCCCTTTGGAAACATCGGATAAAACATAACATATCCAAGAAATAAGCAAGCTATGCGATATTATTATTGATTTAGTTACCTAACAAAGTAGGGTGATGCATAATGGAAAGTGAATCGAGACAATATGATACACTAGTATTGTCCATGTGCCCAATCTTTTATTCTTAAAAAGTATCTCATATGTTCACCCAGTGAGAATTCAATAAGACCACTAGGCATTTTCTGGATGCTTCATAGTTATAATTCTATGAAAGAACATGATAGAACACTTCACGAATGAAACCATTCGATAATCAAGTTCACTCCTGAAAGGGCCACTTCCACTCAACATGATCTATGGACATTAGAGAAGGCTTTCAAAGACTTGTGTATGGAGATGGAAACATTGTCAGGTGAGTAAATCCTTGTGGAGGAAACTGTGAATGAGAAATGAACAAACTTTGTGGCAATAGTGGTAAGTATACTCCTCGGTGTTTCCTCAGGGGCAGAAGAGTTGGGTGAATGGCTTTGTCTCTCGCTTCCCGTGATGTCAGAGTCTAGGGCACCTATCTATCCTTCGGGGTCTAAGTCGGTGATGAGGTATTCTCCGAAGAGAAATGATGCACAGCTGAACAAGTTTTTGTTAGCTAAGTCCTTGGCGGCGATCACTGCCTCTCATTCTCCGTTGGGCCATCATCCTTCGCCACCTTTGGAGTCCGTGGCAATTAGGGAGTCTCCGGTAAGCTTTTGTCGGCGTGACTTCCTTCTTCCGTGCAACCGTTCTTCCCCGCTGGTTgaggtgggtgaatcttcgaGGGAAGGTGTTTCCAAAGAGGTTGTAGGTTCTCCTGGGGCAGTGTTCGACGCTGCACTGTGCCTTAAACTATGGGGATTTCCTTTGAGGGGAACATAAAAGGTTTTTTGGATGTCATGGTTCAAGTGGTTGAGGGGCAGCATTTCGAGGTCTCAGTCTCCACTCCTAAGGTTAAAGGGAATAGAGAACTTCATAACCTTGAGTGCGATATCAATTATGATGCTAGGAGTCTTGGTTCTACTCGGAGCAAAACCAAGAGGGTTGCTATGATGTAATGTTATATAGGGCTTTTGTTGGGGTGCTTTGGGTTTTCTGCTGTGGTTAGGTCCttgtgggtattttttttttcttgtttctcttgtcttttttgttctctctgtttttgcgtccttttgtatactccctgcaTTCTCAGGGCCGCTTTCATCTGTTATAAAATTTCTTACTAATCAAAAATAGTGGTAAGTAACACCTCCATATgtagacataaaatgaaaagaaagaaagaacaaaatctaCAGTTGGTGATAGGAAAAGACTGACTCGATCACTATTTGGCGAATAACTCCTGGAAGGACACCGTCATGAATAGGAGCTGTTTGTACTTCAAAAGCACATGCACTATTGTGATCATGCAAGCAGTTCCCCTTAGCTTCAGCATTATCCTGAAAACACCTTCCATAAACAATATTATAACTATTTAACTAACACTAGATGGGGGGACACTTATACCCATCCATATCTCATAAGTCATGAGTGATTGTAAGACTAGGTAGAGAAAGCAACACATCAGCTTAAAAGGCCAAGCCACCTTGTCAATTAGAACTTGTTTGACAAGTGTTTTTGATCTATGAGTTCCAAGTGAAATAAAGATAGTCCATGCTATGTGCATAAGAATTCGAAAAATATTGAAACTCCAAAGCTCCAAAACACTGTAAAGCATAAACACCCTTCTTCTTACGAATAGGAATAACACTCTAGTGCAAAGACAATACCATAGTTTTTTGAACATCAAAGTGCAGACATCCATAATTGTACTGGTTAATAAACTGAAGCTACTCTTAGGTGGGCCCCAATAATAATAACTAAGCAATGGATTTGCTCTCACTCTCCATGCGAGCTTAAGGCATTGTGAAAGTAAAtgaaattgaattgattttaactGTCCAAAACATCTAGGGTGTATTTAGataatttaaatataacatGGAAGCcctattttttcctaaaaaatgcaTGTTTTTCATTCAACAAGGGGGATGTTTTCAGAGAGTTGAGGAGTATATATGACCAGGGCTTTGTctgagtttttcttttgtttgagttttaCAAGATAAATTTGGGTTCTAAATTTGCTGTAGTAAATTTTAATGCCGTAGAAATCCCATCAAGCTTACTAAGAGAGAGGGAAAAGCAAGCTGTTGTTCCTTCTTGAGGGTACTCTAAAGGTGAGCATCATGAATTTCTGTTTTGTTGTGAGCTGTTTAAATCACATGTGTTTTATGATAATTAATTGATCATTTGCGTTGCATGCTATAATTAATTGATCATTGCATGCTTTATATCCAGGCCCATTGCATCCATGTGGTAATTACTAGGGTCACAAAAGTATGGCAGCATTTAATGGATACCAATGAAACTTTATAATGATCTTTGGTTAGGCTTAGAGATGATATAGTGTTTGCATGATGATATTGGGCGGAAGCAGTACATATATTGCACATGTGCATGATTTATGTCCCTGAATTTCTACTTGTCTCCATGATGATTTTTTGCATGCttggtttcttacttatcaaaaaaaaaaaaaatggtttcttGCATGCTTGCATGGTCTCACAGCACATGCTTTTACTTGTCATGGGCTCtgaaattttcatttgtatCCATAACAGATATCTTTGACTGAAAGTCTCATGCGTGGAAACAAGCATGATTAACAATGGGCCTTGAGTGTTATGATTCTTAAGACTGTTTCATGCAGTTTATGTTTTCACCTGTTCTAATGAAATTAACATGTTCTCGTTTGCTGGATTGCTTGATGGGGATTTTACCACTCCCATGCTCCTATTTATATCTGTATCAGGTGTAGTTTGATTGATTAAGATGTTAGCATGCATAATAGAGAATAATATGACTGCAGGGAATCAGCATGCTTAGTATCTTTACTAATGCTATTGTTTAATGTAGTGTTACGGTGAGGCTCTGTTGTGGTCCCAATTGGGAAGTTAGGGTTACTGCAATTGGGGATTTAGGGTTACTACATTTGGGGATTTTACTTGTTGACTGCTATTAGGGATTTGGTTGAGTCCTAGTAGTGAGGTGGCAGAGTGTTCTAGAACTTTGCATGTCAGCATCTTTTATTTGTCGTCTTGTTTCCTTATTTTCAGCTAGTTTGTTTTTGGGTGGTTTAGGCATTGGGAAGAAATATTCTGCTGGTAGGAAATGTAATGAGCTGGCATTCGGTTAGAACTAATTCTAGAAGGgtaactctataaatagaagggCCAGAGGATAGTAAAAGGGGAGCAGAATATCTATCAGTCCTTACTTGTAACCAGGAGACCGAGCTTCTCTAAACGCTCTTTTATCCAATTCTAGTACTATTCAGCAAAACCTActgcttcttttcctttttaaattcATAAATTCCCTAAAATACTACTGTGCACTCTACAGGCTCCCATATTAGATGTTGCAATGTTTCAGTGAAAATGGGTTCCTTTTGGATATGCTTTACCTAAAATCAAAATCTTGAAGCAGTAGGAATTAAATTAAACTTAAGACTTTGAGTGCAGTAGGCCTAATATTCTCACTAAAACTAATCGTTTAACACTACATAAGAGGCCACTCTTCAAATTGGGAAAAGAGGGGTGCCTCACAACTTCTCCTCTTTGTACCCTAATTCCCGAAGTCAGTGTAATGGTTCTCATGGCCATAAGCACAAGTGGTGACTCCTTACTATTTATTGCAAAAATTAGTAAATCGTCCCTTGAAAAAGACCCATGCCCTTAAACATTCTCAGAAACAAGGGTAATCATCTTTCAATTACCTTAATCAATAGTTTTTCCCCTATATTTTCATAATTAGTGATCATCATGCAATTCctagttaaaaaaaaacatgttggTGTGGTTATAAACTTCACCAAAGATTGCTCtttatcttatcaaaaaaataaacttcACCAAAGATTAACATTGAAAAAAGTCAATGGATTGATTCCAATGAGTAGCAGATTCAATAATTAACtatgaaaaacataaatttcTATATCTGCCAACAAAATGAACGCAGAGCCCATTCCACTTCCACTTGACACTTATCCAAATGATAAACGGCTATGCTATAATAGACCCAATATGCACTTCACAATTCCATGGAAACTAGGTTCTAATCAACGGTAGTTCTACAGTTTCTATGTGACACAAATATTTGGAAGCCCTGCAGATTATGACCTGCTTTTCTAGTTCTTGATTGCATACTAATTAAACTCTAAAAACCCAAGCACTCTCGAAATGGCAACAAGTATGCGCCGAAAGCAAATATCGAGCAACTTCTCCCAACACAACAACCTCATAGCAGAATACTCATTACAATTAAATCTAATGGCAGTTAAATGCTCACATATGGACCATAGATGGTAAGAACAGATGCTACCGGGTGAATAATCTCcacaaaaaattcaagcaaAGCTCAACTGAGTTAAGCCAGCAATAGCTGAACATTTCTAAAATTCCTAGCCACTCACCTTGcgacaaacaacaaaaaagtttGTCACGCAGCCTTCAAGTATCCGATCACCGTCATTTGACAGCAAGAGCTCAGTCATCGAAGGAGGCCTCAGCTTTTCCAGGGACTTCCTAATCCTGCCAAGACAATGAATTCTCCAAATCACACTTCTCAAAAAGCATCACAACAAGAAGAGCTTAAACTACCTAAATGCAACATAAATCCAAAAcgttaatttcttttcttttttctcaattttcccAGAGACCAAACATAGAAATACTTCCGAAGTACCTCACCCAATCCGAATACTTAGCATTCGCCAAATCCCTTCCGTGACCCACCACAGCCACGCGCGCGCCATTTCCTCGTACACCGAACACGCGAGGCACATAAATCCCAACATAAACACACACATCAAGAGCTTCACACGCCCTTTCTTCATCCACATTCTCAATTCCACACAATCTCTCCGAATTCCCACTGACGAGCACCGTAACCGAAAATTCCTCCTCAGCACTCCTCTCATTCACTGCAACCGGCAACATTTTGTTCATCGGATTGTTCACAAGCGCCCGAACCGCCGATTCCCACGCCGGCGATGTCGCCGGCAACGGTGGCAATGAAAGCGTAGCATTGTTCGGTTTGAACAGAAGCTGCGGAGTGGAATTCCATAGAATTCTGATCGAATCGGCGAGTCGTTTAACGTGCCTTTCCCAGAACAAGAGGTACGAAGCACTGTTGTGAGTACGAGTGGTCGTGTAAGCGCCTgaaaaaaagtatttatttcTTGTAAGACAACGACACCGTTTCTGAAAATTGCTTGGAGAAAAGCAGTGGGACTAGGAGTACCTGTATGGGATTCGAGGAAGGTTGCGAGGGGAGGAGTGTCGGAGGAGCGCAGTACGACGCCGTTGCTGAGGAGAAACCTCGAAATCGTCATTTGGAGAGGGCGAATCTGAAGAGCTTGAAAGCGCTATTTTTATACGTAAAACTAAACGACTGTCGTAGATAGAGAAAAAAACGACAATTGCACTTTGTAAGTTTGTAGTATTGTGGAGTTCGCATATAGAAAACGAATAAACGATCTTTAccctgacgtggcatttgaccgTTGCATTTGAAACCTTAAGACAGAAACTCCAGAACACCTTCCATTTGTACAACAATGGCACCCCTTCGAACCGGCGCTTCGTGTCAAACAGTCGCCTCCCAAAGGCTACAAATGAAAACTATTCATTCCTATAAAACCCAACTCATTTTACTCCCAAAATCACATTCACAATTAACCAGACCAGACCTTGAACGTCCACAATGGATGGTTCCTCTTCACACTCTTCGGCTGCTGCCATTTCAGTCTCACAAGAGGAGTTCAACATGTTCCACACCATCGACCGCACTCTCTTCACCCGCTTGGTCTTCAACCTCTTCCGTGATCCCGCCGAGGCCACCCAAGTGATGGCGCTCTGGCTCTGGCT carries:
- the LOC133862461 gene encoding uncharacterized protein LOC133862461 isoform X1; protein product: MTISRFLLSNGVVLRSSDTPPLATFLESHTGAYTTTRTHNSASYLLFWERHVKRLADSIRILWNSTPQLLFKPNNATLSLPPLPATSPAWESAVRALVNNPMNKMLPVAVNERSAEEEFSVTVLVSGNSERLCGIENVDEERACEALDVCVYVGIYVPRVFGVRGNGARVAVVGHGRDLANAKYSDWVRIRKSLEKLRPPSMTELLLSNDGDRILEGCVTNFFVVCRKDNAEAKGNCLHDHNSACAFEVQTAPIHDGVLPGVIRQIVIDVCLSKGISFREVAPLWSKHDIWEEAFITSSLRLLEHVETIKVPSSWESLNSKTWEEISWEEKRFEEGPGMITTTIQKEIMKKAILEGFPLRDAI
- the LOC133862461 gene encoding uncharacterized protein LOC133862461 isoform X2 gives rise to the protein MTISRFLLSNGVVLRSSDTPPLATFLESHTGAYTTTRTHNSASYLLFWERHVKRLADSIRILWNSTPQLLFKPNNATLSLPPLPATSPAWESAVRALVNNPMNKMLPVAVNERSAEEEFSVTVLVSGNSERLCGIENVDEERACEALDVCVYVGIYVPRVFGVRGNGARVAVVGHGRDLANAKYSDWVRIRKSLEKLRPPSMTELLLSNDGDRILEGCVTNFFVVCRKDNAEAKGNCLHDHNSACAFEVQTAPIHDGVLPGVIRQIVIDVCLSKGISFREVAPLWSKHDIWEEAFITSSLRLLEHVETIKVPSSWESLNSKTWEEISWEEKRFEEGPGMITTTIQEIMKKAILEGFPLRDAI